The Astyanax mexicanus isolate ESR-SI-001 chromosome 7, AstMex3_surface, whole genome shotgun sequence genome has a window encoding:
- the rtn4rl2a gene encoding reticulon-4 receptor-like 2a — MDTSSVTRSSSVTHSFKSALALWLVVWLLVMKPAPAQACPHLCVCYPSPMTVSCQAQNFTAVPTGVPYDSQRVFLQNNRITELRVGSFGFGTQVLWLFSNNITWIEAGAFSELRDLEELDLGDNPHLRRLEGGAFRGLEKLQSLHMHRCRLAALPHDIFHKLYSLQYLYLQENQLHHLQDDLFADLINLSQLFLHGNRIRTLSENVFRGLVNLDRLLVHDNRIRQVNRRAFRDLGRLTMLFLFNNSLAELPGQAMRDIESIQFLRLNNNPWACGCEARPLWEFFRSNRVSSSELLCASPAPRRGLDLRFLREMDFALCPLPDPGSLAGTTTTTFSTKTRWWFSKHKPVSSTKGVFEKSSETVKAHPYSGKPSITSTSTKYELGEEEALLPKLDPEEYWANYGNEDAGITSLRCFELECPPDFDTLPPFSSSSHSSPSSLLLLAMTILTVCVHLLFG, encoded by the exons ATGGACACGTCTTCGGTTACGCGGAGCTCCTCCGTTACGCACAGCTTCAAGA GTGCTCTCGCACTCTGGCTGGTTGTCTGGCTGCTAGTGATGAAGCCGGCGCCTGCGCAGGCATGTCCTCACCTCTGCGTGTGTTACCCGTCCCCCATGACTGTGAGCTGCCAGGCGCAGAACTTCACGGCCGTGCCCACTGGCGTGCCCTACGACTCCCAGCGCGTCTTTCTGCAGAACAACCGCATTACCGAACTGAGAGTGGGGTCTTTTGGCTTTGGGACTCAG GTCCTGTGGCTCTTCTCAAACAACATTACCTGGATTGAGGCTGGTGCGTTCAGCGAGCTGCGTGACCTGGAGGAGCTGGATCTTGGTGACAACCCTCACCTGCGTCGCCTGGAGGGCGGAGCATTCCGCGGCCTGGAGAAGCTGCAGAGTCTGCACATGCACCGCTGCCGCCTGGCCGCCCTCCCGCACGACATCTTCCACAAGCTCTACAGCCTGCAGTACCTCTACCTGCAGGAGAACCAGCTCCACCACCTCCAAGACGACCTGTTCGCTGATCTCATCAACCTCAGTCAGCTCTTCTTGCACGGCAACCGCATCCGCACTCTCTCCGAGAATGTGTTCCGCGGCCTGGTCAACCTGGACCGCCTGCTCGTCCATGACAACCGCATCCGGCAGGTCAACCGCCGTGCCTTCCGTGACCTGGGCCGCCTCACCATGCTCTTCCTCTTCAACAACTCTCTGGCTGAGCTGCCCGGTCAGGCCATGCGCGACATTGAGTCTATCCAGTTCCTGCGACTGAACAACAACCCCTGGGCATGTGGCTGCGAGGCTCGTCCTCTGTGGGAGTTCTTCAGGTCCAACCGGGTGTCCAGCTCTGAGCTGCTGTGCGCCTCTCCCGCTCCCCGTCGCGGCCTGGACCTGCGCTTCCTGAGAGAGATGGACTTCGCCCTGTGCCCCCTTCCCGACCCTGGCTCTCTGGCtggaaccaccaccaccaccttcagcACCAAGACCCGCTGGTGGTTCTCCAAGCACAAGCCCGTCAGCTCCACCAAGGGCGTCTTcgaaaagagttcagaaaccgTGAAGGCTCACCCCTACTCCGGCAAGCCTTCCATCACTTCCACGTCTACGAAGTACGAGCTGGGTGAAGAAGAGGCGCTGCTTCCCAAGCTGGACCCAGAAGAGTACTGGGCCAACTATGGCAACGAGGATGCAGGCATCACCTCCCTGCGCTGCTTCGAGCTGGAATGCCCACCTGATTTCGACACCCTTCCACCCTTCTCTTCTTCCTCACACTCCTCTCCATCTAGTCTCTTGCTACTTGCTATGACCATTCTGACTGTTTGTGTCCATCTTCTCTTTGGTTGA